In the genome of Christensenella timonensis, one region contains:
- a CDS encoding YfcC family protein — protein MEQAKKKFKMPSAYVIIFIVLIVVVVLTYFIPVSVRDPQTGDVVYNATFDADGQIVENAGPQPQGLWDVLMAPVEGFQRSSGVGIALLVVGGFLSVMTATGALEAGIGRLLKKLKGGMLIAIMNLAFALMGTVFGFWEEILPFSLVVIPMFVLAGYDVMTGIGVLFVGATVGNMAAVVNPFATGAAVGAIGDPNLTIGSGIVLRIVLFAIMYIISTVMLMRYGARVRKNPETSALAHIEGVKTSVDGEKKELPAMTPVRFASAIIFMVMVAILMIGYIPWESLGGEAAGNAVNAIGIGLSKVPILGDILGAGNATPLGDWGFNEFSVLFFAGALILMAINRMKIDDFIKNFLDGAKDLLGVVLILAIANGIAIVMGSSTQGMSVTLVYWISNGLAQVPLWIFAVVAVASYLLIGLALQSTSGVAGLSMPILSAVASALFATSAIGAVGGEIVLISSFTVGLNFMTLIYPGAVNLGTAEMYGVPYNSYLKFVLKYGVPMLVVSTVVIALAPYIGLVF, from the coding sequence ATGGAGCAGGCAAAGAAGAAATTCAAGATGCCCAGCGCCTATGTGATCATCTTCATAGTGCTCATCGTGGTGGTGGTGCTCACGTATTTTATTCCGGTATCGGTGCGCGACCCGCAGACGGGCGACGTGGTGTACAACGCGACATTTGATGCGGACGGGCAGATCGTCGAAAACGCGGGCCCCCAGCCGCAGGGCTTGTGGGATGTGCTGATGGCGCCGGTAGAAGGCTTCCAGCGCTCGAGCGGCGTAGGTATCGCCCTGCTTGTAGTGGGCGGCTTTTTGAGCGTGATGACGGCGACAGGCGCGCTGGAAGCGGGCATCGGCAGGCTGCTCAAGAAGCTGAAGGGCGGTATGCTGATCGCGATCATGAACCTGGCCTTTGCCCTGATGGGCACGGTGTTTGGTTTCTGGGAAGAAATATTGCCTTTTTCGCTGGTCGTGATCCCCATGTTCGTGCTCGCCGGATACGATGTGATGACGGGCATCGGCGTGCTCTTTGTGGGCGCGACGGTGGGGAATATGGCCGCGGTGGTAAACCCCTTTGCAACGGGCGCGGCGGTAGGCGCGATCGGCGACCCGAACCTGACCATCGGTTCGGGCATCGTGCTGCGCATCGTTTTATTTGCTATCATGTATATTATCTCCACGGTCATGCTCATGCGCTATGGCGCTCGCGTGCGCAAGAACCCGGAGACTTCCGCGCTCGCGCATATTGAGGGCGTAAAGACGAGCGTGGACGGCGAAAAGAAGGAATTGCCGGCCATGACGCCGGTGCGGTTCGCTTCGGCGATCATCTTCATGGTCATGGTAGCAATCCTGATGATCGGCTATATCCCGTGGGAATCGCTGGGCGGGGAGGCTGCGGGCAACGCGGTCAACGCCATCGGCATCGGGCTTTCCAAAGTCCCCATACTGGGCGATATCCTCGGCGCGGGCAACGCGACGCCGCTGGGGGACTGGGGCTTTAACGAATTCTCCGTCCTCTTCTTCGCAGGGGCGCTGATCCTAATGGCCATCAACCGCATGAAGATCGACGACTTCATCAAGAATTTCCTCGACGGGGCAAAAGACCTGCTGGGCGTGGTACTCATCTTAGCCATCGCCAACGGCATCGCCATCGTGATGGGCAGCTCGACGCAGGGCATGTCCGTTACGCTCGTATACTGGATATCGAACGGCCTCGCGCAGGTGCCGCTGTGGATCTTCGCGGTGGTGGCGGTCGCTTCCTACCTGCTCATCGGACTTGCGCTGCAATCCACAAGCGGGGTCGCGGGGCTTTCCATGCCCATTTTGAGCGCGGTGGCGTCCGCCCTGTTCGCAACGTCGGCCATCGGCGCGGTGGGCGGGGAGATCGTGCTCATCAGCTCGTTTACGGTGGGCCTTAACTTCATGACGCTCATCTACCCGGGCGCGGTCAATTTGGGTACTGCGGAAATGTACGGCGTACCCTATAACTCTTACCTCAAATTCGTGCTCAAATACGGTGTGCCCATGCTCGTCGTTTCCACGGTGGTCATCGCGCTGGCGCCGTATATCGGGCTGGTGTTCTAG
- a CDS encoding lipopolysaccharide biosynthesis protein — protein sequence MNRLLLGNTDNLERKIYLWNIIGSMANALASVILFFAVTRVLGANDAGIFQLANSTALMMLTIGFYEMRAFQATDVKGVYSFSDYLTSRFVTVAAMVVTSFFFVYLSGYTPEKAAVTLLLCIYKVFDALEDVFHGLYQQQGRLDVAGRSLSLRVLLSTAAFVAALLATRSLLGACIAAIVAAAIGFMLFNLMIFRNFYGGAFHWNKKAVFKLLWVCLPMFAGSFMLVYINNAPKYAIDTYMSFENNDYQAYFGALFMPSFVINLFSTFIFRPMVTPMAQAWADHDRSRLTRIIGKLLVAIVFLTVAGEVVGYFFGIPVLSWFYGLDLSAYRPELLILVLGGGCNAVVTLMFYGITVLRKQKLLVVGYGATLALSLIIANILVKSYGLMGASVSFLLSMAALALLFFIIFIVCYKKEARKMDLADAQSQ from the coding sequence ATGAACAGGTTATTATTGGGAAACACAGACAATCTGGAACGGAAAATATACCTTTGGAACATCATCGGCAGCATGGCGAACGCGCTGGCGTCCGTCATATTATTCTTTGCCGTGACGCGTGTTTTGGGCGCAAACGACGCTGGCATTTTCCAGCTCGCCAATTCCACCGCGCTCATGATGCTTACCATCGGGTTTTACGAAATGCGCGCCTTCCAGGCGACCGACGTCAAGGGCGTTTATTCTTTCAGCGACTATTTGACCTCACGTTTCGTGACGGTCGCAGCCATGGTCGTTACCAGCTTTTTCTTTGTGTACCTGAGCGGCTATACGCCTGAAAAAGCTGCCGTTACCCTCCTTTTGTGTATCTATAAGGTGTTTGACGCTTTGGAGGACGTGTTCCACGGCCTCTACCAGCAGCAAGGCCGCCTCGACGTTGCGGGGCGTTCGCTTTCGCTGCGCGTGCTGCTCTCCACGGCGGCGTTTGTTGCGGCGCTGCTCGCGACGCGTTCCCTCCTCGGCGCGTGTATCGCGGCTATCGTTGCCGCGGCCATTGGTTTTATGCTCTTTAACCTCATGATTTTCCGGAATTTTTACGGGGGCGCTTTCCACTGGAACAAAAAAGCGGTTTTCAAGCTTTTGTGGGTATGCCTGCCCATGTTTGCAGGGTCTTTCATGCTGGTTTACATCAACAACGCGCCCAAATATGCGATCGATACCTATATGTCGTTTGAAAATAACGACTACCAAGCGTATTTCGGCGCACTGTTCATGCCGTCGTTCGTCATCAATTTATTCAGTACGTTTATTTTCCGCCCGATGGTCACGCCGATGGCGCAGGCGTGGGCCGACCACGACCGCAGCAGGCTGACGCGCATCATCGGAAAGCTGCTGGTCGCCATCGTTTTCCTGACCGTCGCGGGCGAAGTGGTGGGATATTTCTTCGGCATCCCCGTTTTGTCGTGGTTTTACGGCCTGGATCTTTCCGCTTACCGCCCCGAGCTATTGATCCTCGTTTTGGGCGGCGGGTGCAACGCGGTCGTGACGCTGATGTTTTACGGCATCACCGTGCTGCGCAAGCAAAAGCTGCTCGTCGTCGGCTATGGCGCGACGCTGGCGCTTTCGCTTATCATCGCTAATATCCTTGTCAAATCCTACGGCCTGATGGGCGCATCCGTCTCGTTCCTCCTCTCCATGGCGGCGCTGGCGCTGTTGTTCTTCATCATCTTCATCGTCTGTTATAAAAAAGAAGCCCGCAAAATGGATCTTGCGGACGCACAGTCGCAGTAA
- a CDS encoding LiaF transmembrane domain-containing protein produces MKGRNWFWGIFFILATVVLIASQLVPFGSIGFWPLLGAILLVAVIVQLIMSRAAWGMFVPLALLYMIFQAPLKLPFLQPWILVVAGILLTIGFGILFHKRPRHTGSYSHGGCRPEGTACEDTSDENRPSINVSFSGTTRYLRAGALEYANLSCSFGSLEVYFDQVQISPNGAEIFVDCKFGNIELYVPKNWQVSNGTHAGMGSLSFTGTPYHEASSPHVTVSGNISMAGVEVHYI; encoded by the coding sequence ATGAAAGGTAGAAATTGGTTTTGGGGGATATTCTTTATTTTGGCGACGGTGGTGCTCATCGCCAGCCAGCTCGTGCCCTTCGGCAGTATCGGGTTTTGGCCGCTGCTGGGCGCGATCCTGCTCGTCGCGGTGATCGTGCAGCTCATCATGAGCCGTGCGGCTTGGGGAATGTTCGTCCCGCTGGCGCTGCTGTACATGATCTTCCAGGCGCCGCTCAAGCTGCCGTTTTTGCAGCCGTGGATCCTGGTCGTCGCGGGCATTTTATTGACGATCGGGTTCGGGATATTGTTCCACAAGCGCCCGCGCCATACAGGCAGCTATTCCCACGGGGGCTGCCGGCCGGAAGGAACGGCCTGCGAAGATACGAGCGACGAAAACCGACCGTCCATCAACGTGAGCTTCAGCGGGACGACCCGCTACCTGCGGGCGGGCGCGCTGGAATACGCGAATCTTTCCTGCTCGTTCGGTTCGCTGGAGGTCTACTTCGACCAGGTGCAAATAAGCCCTAACGGGGCGGAGATCTTCGTGGACTGTAAGTTTGGGAACATCGAGCTGTACGTGCCCAAAAACTGGCAGGTTTCCAACGGCACCCACGCGGGCATGGGCAGCCTGAGTTTTACGGGAACGCCATACCATGAAGCGTCCTCGCCGCACGTCACAGTCAGCGGCAATATCTCCATGGCGGGAGTAGAAGTGCACTATATCTGA
- a CDS encoding AraC family transcriptional regulator: MQLQEIVVDHALRELTPRGTPSFPLGMYCNDIYGLVTHYVPWHWHREVEFGYVSEGSIAIEYENHKLTLASGDGFFINSNRLHAMRPVGRPPCKTVNIVFDPEIIAGAPHSVYETKYVLPLVANPNIGVVPFSPAVGWQRAVLAALQSAYAAYADANYGYELQTRNLLSQAWCALLEKAVPPAQDGCRPQNQHIKSILTYIHAHYKHPVTLGDIARGANIGVRTCCRCFRQQIGITPFRYLMEYRVKIAAEQLASTDKPITEICFDTGFNDTSYFAKTFKKLTGYTPSAFRRKKGDFADKRHDTK; encoded by the coding sequence ATGCAGTTACAGGAAATCGTGGTCGACCACGCTTTGCGGGAGTTGACGCCGCGCGGTACGCCCTCCTTTCCCCTGGGGATGTATTGCAATGATATCTACGGGCTGGTCACGCATTATGTCCCCTGGCACTGGCACCGGGAGGTGGAGTTCGGCTACGTCTCCGAGGGGAGCATCGCCATCGAATACGAAAACCACAAGCTTACATTGGCTTCCGGGGACGGTTTTTTTATCAACAGCAACCGGCTCCACGCCATGCGGCCGGTTGGCCGGCCCCCGTGCAAGACCGTGAACATCGTGTTCGATCCTGAAATCATCGCGGGCGCGCCGCACAGTGTTTACGAAACCAAATACGTACTGCCGCTGGTCGCCAACCCAAACATCGGCGTCGTCCCGTTTTCCCCGGCGGTTGGTTGGCAGCGCGCCGTCCTCGCGGCTTTGCAAAGCGCCTATGCTGCCTATGCCGATGCCAACTATGGCTACGAGCTGCAAACGCGGAATTTGCTGTCGCAGGCATGGTGCGCCCTTTTGGAAAAGGCAGTGCCGCCCGCACAGGACGGCTGCCGCCCGCAGAACCAGCATATCAAAAGCATACTGACTTATATCCATGCGCATTATAAGCACCCGGTGACGCTTGGCGATATCGCCCGGGGCGCGAACATCGGCGTCAGGACATGCTGCCGCTGCTTCCGGCAGCAAATCGGCATCACGCCTTTCCGCTACCTGATGGAATACCGTGTGAAAATTGCGGCGGAGCAGCTTGCGTCAACGGACAAGCCCATCACGGAGATCTGCTTTGACACCGGCTTTAACGACACCAGCTATTTTGCGAAAACATTCAAAAAACTGACCGGGTATACGCCCTCTGCCTTCCGCAGGAAAAAGGGCGATTTTGCGGACAAGCGGCATGACACAAAATGA
- a CDS encoding FtsX-like permease family protein, which produces MKRHMLVKEAVREIWKSRNRFFSILGIVALGVGFFAGVKASCPDMKLTMKQYYEQTALSDIHLVSTYGFNENDLKAIEEVSGIREMMPAYSVDTFVDSGERADTIVKVLSIKTSGAGEDGNELNKPVLKEGRLPEKAGECVVEKNIHSPENFEIGQTVRLLAGKEDDDLFDTLKVDEFTIVGIVESSSFISFDRGKAQIGDGEIDCFMMIPEQDFVLDVYTDVYLTMADTEGKDPFEQPYKDAAAGAVATFEKVAEQREGARYDEIVSEAQEKIDDGKKELADGKQTQQTELADAQKKIDDAQKELDDGQAALDEKRNEYDTQIADAQQELDDARSQAAEGNAQYEDGLAQYKDGLAQYEDGLAQFEAQKEAAEQQLADLKQQAADLQARIDSAQAQIDEGRALVSGVDGVTAGFANQFVPDLSYLPADVAAVIDASSALDALLPPGTLPSGVSVKTLLQSYVTLDPSNPAQAAQKSAACAQLGGITAGVSSALDSSEAQLAPAKEGLAQLRAGISDGENKLAATEKQLADSKAELDEAKKTLDDSRAQLDAADSQIASGQAELDRQKASGARQLADAQEKLNDGQRELDDARREYEEGKAESDREIADAQQELDDAEQQLADVKKPVWYVWDRSNNPGYSSYQDDAEKVDAIASVFPLFFILVAALVCFTTMTRMVEEQRTQIGTLKALGYSSRSIMAKYLWYAITASVLGSIIGLTIGFTLFPKVVIDAYHLRYFMPEGLTPFHWDYAFWCTAVSIAVTGFSAWAAGYKVLREQPAQLMRPKAPPGGKRVLLEKWTWLWNKLSFTHKVTMRNIFRYKNRVLMTVIGIAGCTALMLTGFGLQYSIGSIVDKQFNEISVYDALGSLDDETTADDLSVIQQKVADTPGVKDEMLLYYKGLDVFDANGKKVSATAFVPEEPEEIGNYITLRTREDKQPLTLTDDGAVINEKLSKLLGLKVGDTFKITDADGNSAQAKVSGITENYAMNYVYMTPDYYAQLFGGKPQSNMFAMDMEQGTDLSALSQTLLTYDHVQGLSYASDTTEQFADMVDSMNSIMLVIIISAGLLAFIVMYNLVNINVTERMRELATIKVLGFYDGEVSAYIYRENNISAVIGMAVGLVLGIFLEKFVVSTAEVDIVMFAPEIPWTAFVYAGLLTLAFAFIVNFVLHFKLKKIDMVESMKSIE; this is translated from the coding sequence ATGAAACGACATATGCTTGTAAAAGAAGCGGTGCGCGAAATATGGAAAAGCCGCAATCGTTTCTTTTCTATTTTAGGGATCGTCGCGCTGGGCGTCGGGTTTTTTGCCGGCGTCAAGGCGAGCTGTCCCGACATGAAGCTCACGATGAAGCAGTATTACGAGCAGACTGCCCTTAGCGATATTCATCTTGTTTCCACATACGGTTTTAACGAGAACGATTTAAAGGCGATCGAAGAGGTTTCGGGCATAAGGGAAATGATGCCCGCTTATTCTGTCGATACGTTTGTAGATTCTGGCGAGCGTGCGGATACCATCGTAAAAGTGCTGTCCATTAAAACGTCAGGGGCGGGCGAGGATGGAAACGAGCTCAATAAACCTGTGCTCAAAGAGGGCAGGCTGCCTGAAAAAGCGGGCGAATGCGTGGTGGAAAAGAACATCCATTCGCCGGAAAATTTTGAGATCGGGCAGACGGTCAGGCTGCTCGCGGGCAAAGAGGACGACGATCTTTTTGATACGCTCAAGGTAGACGAATTCACCATCGTAGGGATCGTGGAATCGTCTTCTTTTATTTCCTTTGACCGTGGCAAGGCGCAGATCGGCGACGGGGAAATCGATTGCTTCATGATGATTCCCGAGCAGGATTTTGTACTGGACGTGTATACGGACGTGTACCTGACGATGGCGGACACCGAGGGGAAAGACCCGTTCGAGCAACCGTACAAAGACGCGGCGGCCGGTGCGGTGGCAACCTTTGAAAAAGTCGCGGAGCAGCGCGAGGGCGCGCGCTACGACGAGATCGTGAGCGAAGCGCAGGAAAAGATCGACGACGGGAAAAAGGAATTAGCGGACGGAAAGCAGACGCAGCAAACGGAGCTTGCGGACGCGCAAAAGAAAATAGACGACGCGCAAAAGGAACTGGACGACGGACAGGCGGCCTTGGACGAAAAGCGGAACGAATACGATACGCAGATCGCGGACGCGCAGCAGGAGCTTGACGATGCGCGCTCGCAGGCGGCGGAGGGAAACGCGCAATACGAGGACGGGCTTGCGCAATATAAAGACGGCCTTGCGCAATACGAGGACGGGCTTGCGCAGTTTGAGGCGCAAAAAGAAGCGGCGGAGCAGCAGCTGGCGGATTTGAAACAGCAGGCGGCGGACTTGCAGGCGCGTATTGACAGCGCACAGGCACAAATCGATGAGGGGCGTGCGCTCGTTTCCGGCGTTGACGGCGTGACCGCGGGCTTTGCAAACCAGTTTGTGCCGGATTTATCTTACCTGCCCGCAGACGTTGCCGCCGTAATCGACGCTTCCTCCGCGCTGGACGCACTGCTCCCGCCGGGGACGCTGCCGTCCGGCGTGAGCGTCAAAACGCTGCTGCAAAGCTATGTGACGCTCGATCCGTCAAACCCCGCGCAGGCGGCGCAGAAATCGGCTGCCTGCGCGCAGCTCGGCGGCATCACGGCGGGGGTGTCTTCCGCGCTCGACAGCTCTGAAGCGCAGCTCGCGCCCGCGAAGGAGGGGCTTGCGCAGCTTCGAGCGGGCATCAGCGACGGAGAAAATAAGCTGGCGGCGACGGAAAAGCAACTGGCGGACAGCAAGGCGGAGCTTGACGAAGCCAAAAAGACGCTGGACGATTCGCGCGCGCAATTAGACGCGGCGGATTCCCAGATCGCCTCCGGGCAGGCGGAGCTTGACAGGCAGAAAGCTTCGGGCGCGCGGCAGCTTGCGGACGCACAGGAAAAATTGAATGACGGGCAGCGGGAATTAGACGACGCCCGCAGGGAATATGAAGAAGGCAAGGCGGAATCCGACCGGGAGATCGCCGACGCGCAGCAGGAGCTTGACGACGCGGAGCAGCAGCTTGCGGACGTGAAAAAACCGGTCTGGTATGTTTGGGACAGAAGCAACAACCCAGGCTATTCCAGCTATCAGGACGACGCGGAAAAGGTGGACGCGATCGCCTCGGTGTTCCCGTTGTTCTTTATCCTGGTGGCAGCGCTCGTCTGCTTCACGACCATGACGCGCATGGTGGAGGAGCAGCGCACGCAGATCGGCACGTTAAAGGCGCTGGGGTATTCCAGCCGGTCGATCATGGCAAAATACCTGTGGTACGCCATCACGGCGAGCGTGCTGGGCAGTATCATAGGGCTTACGATCGGCTTTACGCTGTTCCCCAAAGTGGTGATCGACGCCTACCATTTGCGCTATTTTATGCCAGAAGGCTTAACGCCTTTCCACTGGGATTACGCTTTTTGGTGCACTGCCGTATCCATCGCGGTAACGGGCTTTTCCGCCTGGGCGGCAGGGTATAAGGTGCTGCGGGAACAACCGGCGCAGCTGATGCGCCCCAAGGCGCCGCCGGGCGGCAAACGCGTGCTGCTCGAAAAATGGACGTGGCTGTGGAACAAGCTTTCCTTTACGCATAAGGTAACGATGCGCAACATCTTCCGCTACAAAAACCGCGTGCTGATGACGGTCATCGGCATCGCCGGATGTACGGCGCTTATGCTCACGGGCTTCGGCCTGCAATATTCCATCGGTTCGATCGTAGACAAGCAGTTTAACGAGATTTCCGTATACGACGCGCTCGGGTCTTTGGATGACGAAACGACGGCAGACGACCTTTCCGTTATCCAGCAAAAAGTCGCGGATACGCCGGGCGTGAAAGACGAAATGCTGCTTTATTACAAAGGGCTTGACGTTTTTGACGCGAACGGGAAAAAGGTGAGCGCCACCGCGTTTGTGCCGGAAGAGCCGGAGGAGATCGGCAACTATATCACCCTGCGCACGCGCGAGGATAAGCAGCCGCTTACGCTCACGGACGACGGGGCGGTCATCAATGAAAAGCTCTCGAAGCTGCTCGGGCTGAAAGTGGGCGATACGTTTAAGATAACGGATGCGGACGGCAACAGCGCGCAGGCAAAGGTAAGCGGCATTACGGAAAACTACGCGATGAACTACGTCTACATGACGCCGGATTATTACGCGCAGCTTTTCGGCGGCAAGCCGCAGAGCAATATGTTCGCGATGGATATGGAGCAGGGAACGGACCTTTCCGCGCTTTCGCAAACGCTGCTTACGTACGACCATGTGCAAGGGCTTTCGTACGCGAGCGATACGACGGAGCAGTTCGCGGACATGGTGGACAGTATGAACAGTATCATGCTGGTAATCATCATCTCGGCGGGGCTGCTGGCCTTTATCGTCATGTACAACCTCGTCAATATCAACGTGACGGAGCGCATGCGCGAGCTTGCGACCATCAAGGTGCTCGGGTTTTACGACGGCGAGGTATCCGCCTATATCTACCGCGAGAACAATATTTCCGCGGTGATCGGCATGGCGGTGGGGTTGGTGCTGGGCATATTCTTGGAGAAGTTCGTCGTCAGTACGGCGGAGGTGGACATCGTCATGTTCGCGCCCGAAATCCCGTGGACGGCCTTCGTGTATGCGGGCTTGCTCACGCTGGCCTTTGCCTTCATTGTGAATTTCGTGCTGCACTTCAAGCTGAAAAAGATCGACATGGTGGAATCCATGAAATCGATCGAATGA
- a CDS encoding helix-turn-helix domain-containing protein: MQKLKDSNMGYTLRALRKANGYTQDQLVAKLNLMGIETNRNVYSRIETCELNIPVNLLVGLQEIYSCTFDDFFRAPEDIQNM; encoded by the coding sequence ATGCAAAAATTAAAAGACAGCAATATGGGTTATACCTTGCGCGCCCTTAGGAAAGCGAACGGTTATACGCAGGATCAATTGGTTGCAAAGTTGAACCTGATGGGAATAGAAACCAACAGGAACGTATACTCCCGTATAGAAACCTGCGAGCTAAATATCCCTGTTAACCTGCTTGTTGGATTACAGGAGATCTATTCCTGCACTTTTGACGACTTCTTCCGGGCACCAGAGGATATCCAGAATATGTAA
- a CDS encoding ABC transporter ATP-binding protein produces the protein MQSFVTAQGIYKRYCMGEVTITASDGVDFTIEKGEFCVIVGSSGAGKTTMLNILGGMDTCDEGLLLVDGNRVSEYNSRQLTEYRRYDIGFVFQFYNLVQNLTAKENVELATQICPNPRDAQEVLGEVGLAHRLDNFPAQLSGGEQQRVSIARALAKNPKLLLCDEPTGALDSDTGKTILKLLQDTCREKNMTVVVVTHNHAITPMADRIIKMKNSKVKEVILNDHPTPVEEIEW, from the coding sequence ATGCAAAGCTTTGTAACGGCACAGGGTATTTACAAAAGATACTGCATGGGCGAGGTAACCATTACTGCCTCGGACGGCGTTGATTTTACCATAGAAAAAGGCGAATTTTGTGTGATCGTCGGCTCTTCGGGCGCGGGGAAAACGACCATGCTCAACATTTTGGGCGGTATGGATACGTGCGACGAGGGGCTGCTCCTTGTCGACGGCAACAGGGTGAGCGAATACAATTCGCGCCAGTTGACGGAATACAGGCGCTACGACATCGGGTTCGTGTTCCAGTTTTACAACCTGGTGCAGAACCTGACGGCCAAGGAAAACGTGGAACTGGCAACGCAGATCTGCCCAAACCCGCGCGACGCGCAGGAAGTGCTGGGCGAAGTCGGCCTTGCGCACAGGCTGGATAATTTTCCGGCGCAGCTTTCGGGCGGGGAGCAGCAGCGCGTTTCCATTGCGCGCGCTCTCGCGAAAAACCCCAAGCTTTTGTTGTGCGACGAGCCTACGGGCGCGCTCGATTCAGATACTGGCAAGACGATCCTAAAGCTTTTGCAGGATACCTGCCGCGAAAAGAACATGACGGTGGTGGTCGTTACGCACAACCACGCGATCACGCCCATGGCCGACCGCATCATCAAAATGAAAAACAGCAAGGTGAAGGAAGTCATATTAAACGACCATCCGACGCCGGTGGAAGAGATAGAGTGGTAA
- a CDS encoding Sapep family Mn(2+)-dependent dipeptidase, with the protein MKTAIEAAFPDYVEDLRALVAANSKNAPAQEGAPMGAGVAQALDAMVSIARRMGFAVTVDPDGYYAYAEAGEGKEMVGVLGHLDVVPADDVENWATPPFTLTEKDGMLYGRGTSDDKGPTLAALYALKLLLDGGAKLRRRVRFIFCTDEESLWRGVKAYAEKEEHPTMGFTPDADFPLLYAEKGLVEYTLTAARKNSVTLSGGTALNAVAGSAQTGADAKTAQALKKLGYDFTEENGKLVVHGKAVHAMAADKGVNAIVRLAQALALAGNTEGMVKFLAEKCTDANGRDIFGDVSDEYSGKLTFNVGLADMKPGKQTLGVDIRFPVTYEKEKVTDALKKAAEPYGIGVEQFDYLRPLHISTDTPLVRSLMQAYQEVTGDAKTQPIATGGATFARSMDNIVAFGALMPGAPKTEHEANEHAVAADLKTAIAVYMRAFVLLAAEG; encoded by the coding sequence ATGAAAACAGCGATCGAAGCGGCGTTTCCGGATTATGTGGAAGACCTGCGCGCACTGGTGGCGGCAAACAGCAAAAACGCACCGGCACAGGAGGGCGCGCCGATGGGCGCGGGCGTCGCGCAGGCGCTCGATGCGATGGTATCCATCGCCCGCCGCATGGGGTTTGCGGTCACGGTAGACCCGGACGGGTACTATGCGTACGCGGAAGCGGGCGAAGGAAAAGAAATGGTGGGCGTATTGGGGCATCTGGACGTCGTTCCCGCGGACGACGTGGAAAATTGGGCGACGCCGCCCTTTACGCTCACGGAAAAAGACGGCATGCTCTATGGGCGGGGCACGAGCGACGACAAAGGCCCCACGCTCGCCGCACTGTATGCCTTAAAACTCCTGCTGGACGGCGGGGCAAAGCTTAGGCGGCGCGTGCGCTTCATCTTTTGCACGGACGAGGAATCGCTGTGGCGGGGCGTCAAGGCCTACGCGGAAAAAGAGGAACACCCGACCATGGGCTTCACGCCGGACGCGGATTTCCCGCTGCTTTACGCAGAAAAGGGACTGGTGGAATATACGCTCACAGCGGCGCGGAAAAATAGCGTTACGCTTTCGGGCGGCACGGCCTTAAACGCAGTCGCGGGCAGTGCGCAAACAGGCGCCGACGCCAAGACGGCGCAGGCATTAAAGAAACTGGGCTACGATTTTACAGAAGAAAACGGAAAGCTTGTCGTGCACGGCAAGGCGGTACATGCAATGGCGGCCGATAAGGGCGTCAACGCCATCGTGCGCCTCGCGCAGGCGCTTGCCCTGGCGGGGAACACGGAGGGCATGGTCAAATTCCTCGCGGAAAAATGTACGGACGCAAACGGACGGGATATCTTCGGCGACGTGTCTGATGAATATTCGGGCAAGCTCACGTTCAATGTGGGGCTGGCGGATATGAAGCCGGGCAAACAGACGCTGGGCGTCGATATCCGTTTTCCGGTGACGTACGAAAAGGAAAAAGTGACGGACGCGCTCAAAAAGGCTGCGGAACCTTACGGGATCGGCGTGGAGCAGTTCGATTACCTGCGCCCGCTGCACATATCGACGGATACGCCGCTGGTAAGATCGCTGATGCAGGCATACCAGGAGGTGACGGGCGACGCCAAAACGCAGCCTATCGCAACAGGCGGCGCGACATTTGCGCGCAGCATGGACAATATCGTCGCCTTTGGCGCGCTCATGCCCGGCGCCCCCAAAACGGAGCACGAGGCAAACGAGCACGCGGTGGCAGCTGATCTCAAGACCGCGATCGCGGTGTATATGCGCGCGTTCGTGCTGCTGGCGGCGGAGGGGTAA
- a CDS encoding CarD family transcriptional regulator has protein sequence MFQQDDYVMHESAGVCRVAGVEERDFMQGEKRRYYILKPLHSPCDSIFVPVDGNIKMRNILTKEQANELVEKIPEIKAEWLDDDSAREQSYKDALASFDCYEWVKVVKSLYLRISERKQDGRKPLLMDEKYMAMAEDYLHGELSVALDIPLDKIRPYIARRIREADMDW, from the coding sequence GTGTTCCAACAAGATGATTATGTGATGCACGAGTCCGCGGGCGTATGCCGCGTTGCGGGCGTGGAAGAACGTGACTTTATGCAAGGGGAAAAAAGGCGGTACTATATTTTAAAGCCCCTGCACTCTCCCTGCGACAGTATATTCGTCCCTGTGGACGGCAACATCAAAATGCGCAATATCCTGACGAAGGAACAGGCCAACGAGCTGGTGGAAAAGATCCCGGAGATCAAGGCGGAGTGGCTCGACGACGACAGCGCGCGCGAACAAAGCTATAAGGACGCGCTCGCCTCCTTTGACTGTTACGAATGGGTCAAGGTCGTAAAGAGCCTTTACCTGCGCATTTCGGAGCGCAAGCAGGATGGCAGGAAGCCGCTTTTGATGGACGAGAAGTATATGGCTATGGCGGAGGATTACCTGCACGGCGAGCTTTCCGTGGCGCTCGACATCCCGCTCGACAAGATCAGGCCATACATCGCCCGCCGCATCCGCGAAGCGGACATGGACTGGTAA